From the genome of Rhinatrema bivittatum chromosome 11, aRhiBiv1.1, whole genome shotgun sequence:
CTTTCTAATAATAAAGATAATACAATGAGAGCGCAAACCTGCCAAAAAATCACCCTCCTCCTTGCGTCACTCTTCCCCACTCCTACTAAGGTACATTGGATAGAAAGCAGTGAACCAGCCAACATATACAATCTTCTCTTCCACTGTGAGAGAGGTACTGGCCCCTCCGTTTTCAGACAGGGAGTCCAGGATTCAACTCACGTGCTATTGAGTCCAGGTTATACTCTGATCCAGGCTCATAGTCACAGTATATATTGAGGAAAGGGCTGGCTTTGTCACCTGAATCctaagaagaaacagaaagcaaACTCAGGCAATAAATCTGCCGTCCCACTGAACATTCCTCCCAGGAGCACCACGTGGCTCTAAGGCATCGATGACAGGCTAAGCCAGTCCTGATTCTGCTTCATCACATCTACGAGCTCATAGATCCACTTTCTCACAGAAGAGCAAGACTGTAAACCCACAGAGACATTAAGGCAAAGCAAGGAGTGTTCAGCTCTTCTGCTAAGGCACCTTTACCTACTGCAGGTACATAAGACTAACAAAGAGGCCCCTCAAAACAAACTTTTTTACCATGCTATTTCCTATtgggtgcgggggaggggggtggcggcTCTATCTGTGAGCATTTGATCTGCTTGCTGCCCAACAACTGCCATTCAAAGAAAGTCTAGGAGATGGTTGTATCAGAGCTGCTTCTTTTAATGGCACACAATATGAAAAATGCCCTTGACAAATGAGGCTCAAATCTTTATAAAACTTTTTTCCAAGTGGGCCGCATGTAAGACGCACATGGGGAAAGGGAGGACTGTATATGATAGATGATTTAAATCATAAAACTCCTTCTCCCTTACCTTAATGAAGGTGATTCCAACCACCAAACCCCTTTTGGGAAAAGACTTGTTGAAAGTGTCAATAGAAACAATCTCAGCATCCACTGtaagaaaaaaacagcaaagtCAATTTATTGCCCCTCCTAAATACATATGCTTTCATCCTTCAAACTACTCCCCTGAAAGCAGATATGTGTCACAAATTACCTCACACATCCCCTACCCTATTGATTCACACTGGTTATGTCACAGCACACGCCCAAAGCTCCACATGAACTAATCAGATCCAATTCCATGTGAGCTAAGTTGACACTCCTCTTGGCAGGGTGCTTTGTGCTCCCTGTCATGCCCCAATGGATACCTTCTGCTAGAATTGCCACCTAGTTTTATGTCCTAAGGAACAGGCTAATCCAATTCTGGCTTTACTTTATTATAGTCCAGTATATCACTGGAGCAAAGATGCACTCTGCAATTGTATATTATATACCAAAAGCGCAAAGAAGACTTTACTTTTACCgtgataaaataaaagaacttTGAAATGTTATGCTATGACCAAGTAAAGTCTTCTTTTTACTTTATTATATACATGGATTTACAAAGCCATACAAAAGAATAAAACCAGAACTAGATTAATTTGCTGTTTAAGATATGACTTGCAACCCTACCTCCTGTTGCTGGGGTCCTGACTGCTATGGGGTGCCTGAGGGCTATGCATCATCTGGGAAGCGGAAGCAAGAAAGCATCCTCCTTATCTGGGATGTCCCTTGCTACCCCAGGAGACCCCTCGCCACATATTCCTCACCTGGGATATAGGTGAACTGCAGCTCCCGAGCCACAGGCCGGATTTTCTGTCGGAGGTCCTGGTACTTGAAACAAATAACCTTGCCTTTAAGGGTAGCCAACAGCAGTTCGGGAGCCCCGGGACCCCGACAGCCTGCTAACCCATATATATTACTCTGCGACGGCAAGCAGCTGAAACTGTCCTCGGCGAAGGGACATCCGCGGCGGCACTCCTCTCCCGCTGCCATCCCGAATGCAGGACCTTTCTTGGGTCGGCGCTGCTTCAATACGTCACCGGCAGAGCTTCGTCGCCAGCATCCAAGATGGCGACCGAGCAGGCAGCTTCCGGCTGCAATACCAAGGATTAGGCGCCCCGCCTCCTCTGATCACATTGCTGCGCCTCCTGCCTTTCTAGTGCGTCGCTTCCTTGTAACTCTTCCGGGAAGGTAGGAGTGCATGGAGAAGGCAAGGAGGTCTCTCTACTGAATGCACAAAGATGTTGAGCTAGCACCCAGATCCAGTCTCTCTGCgcttatttttttctaaataaagaAGCATGGTTCTCGTGGTAATCTACGGCACAAGAATGAGGATAAAGGATTGAATTAGTACAGATTTGGAACTATTATCAAAGCTTTAAATCTGGCAATTATCCCTTCCTACATCTTTCATATCCATTCAAAATTCagtcaccttaaaaaaaaaaaaaaaaatgcagctacTGCTCGGAAGAGAGCTGTGTGTTAGTGTTGACTACTCTACATCTACTGCCCACCCTCCACCAATTCCGATTTCTACCCCCCATCTCCTTTTTATGTTTTCCAACATGAGGAAGGTTGGAAAGAATTCTAGAAAAGGGATTTATATCCTTATGTAGATACAATGATGCTCCAAAAAGGGACAGAAATTCACATTTGGtctgcagaaagaaaaatgtaaaaatatttacTATTTTCATTTATAAAACTGCCCTTCCAACCAGTGCTTTCACACAAGTTTAAAAACTACAAACAGCAGCTCAGTATTTTCAGAGACCCGAGTCACTAAAAATATTCCAGTATCGTTCTATGGGAACATTATTAAAAGATTTTGAATTATTAGAATGTAAACCAGCACTCCACACCAGTTGCCTGCCAGcagccctctcctcccctcaaGCACTTTACCACTGAGCACCACAGGCAGAGATGCACaagaaaataactgaagcaaATGGCACAAAAAGCACATCCACGGCTGCACTGCCACCCCTATAGATCCCTTCTCCCATACAACTAACATTCCTATACCACCACCCTTACATAAAAAAtacttgttccctgtacgtacctggatcagtccagacacctgggttgtgactccgcaccagcagatggagacagagcaaaacttgacgggctccctacatatagtaaggtgccacccacagcccctcagtctttctctgtctccagaagatggggcaggtccacccacagtctcggtGATCCTTGGTAGTTTTGTGGCTTTGTGTAGTCAgtcagggatttaaaaaaaaaaaaaaaaaaaaaaagggagtttttgtcaagaaagaagaaagagaagctcCCGTCGGGGGAGCCTCCCAGGAGGGTTGGAAGGTCCCGAAGGGGCCATCTCCTCcaggtcgaggccgctgctgagggtcgaagACCCGGCCACTGcgggcagcagcgtcgggggtgacaccggggagcccggttcactcacccctggagcAGAAGACTGCAGTACCTCGGACAGCGGCTGTCCTGGGACGGGGTCTGTGCTAACTGCGTCTCGGGGGGCGAGGGGTCGGCGGCGGTTGCCCGGGGTCGATCGCGGGGTGCCCCTATCGCTGCCGCGCGCCGGCACATCGGAGGCCGCGTCTGTtgatccgttcccgcttagcgcgggaacggaaGCCATTTTGGTTAGCGTGCGGGAGGCCACGAGGAGGGCGCTTCAAGATGGCGCCCAACCTCCCTCGCTGTCGCCACAGGCTAGGCATTCGGGGGGTGAGGCCCCGGGACCCCGTGGATCAGGAGGCCCGAGTGCTGCGGAGGGCTCCTCCGGATCGGAGGGGTCCTTTTCCAACGATTTCGCGCTGTTATTGCAGAAGTTGGCAAAGTACAGAAAATCGCGGGGAAAGGCTGGAAAGGCTTCAGTGGGCAGGGAAGGCCGCtcccagccccggaagaggaccgCTCGGACCCGGGGCGCCCGAGGGGCTCCTCGGGAGAAGAGGCCGCCGCGAGGCAACCCGCAGGAGTCGGAGACTGATTCCGCCGCCTCCTCTGGGGAGGACGCGGATCCGGGAGCCCCAGAAGACCCTGAAGGCCCCGAGGACGAGGGGCCAGCCCAGCCGGGAGCCGGCAAGGTGCCGCAAGCGGCAGAGGGAGATGATCCCAAAGTTGTCCGCTTGTTTCGCAGGGAAGAGCTCTCTCCCCTTATCCCGGCTATTCTGGACGAGCTCGGTGTGGAAGCTCCGCCAGTGGAGTCCCGTCAAGGGGCCAAGATGGATCCGGTGTTGTTGGGCCTGGCGGGCCCTTCgcttgcttttccttttcacttctCGGCCTCCGATAtcttgttccgggaatgggataccctggAACTGGGGCTGAAggtgagtaaggccatggacaagctgtatccACTCCCAGAGGATGTTCTGGAGCTGCTGCGTCTCCCGCgggtggacgcggcggtgtcCGCCGTGACGAAGAGGTCCACCATCCCAGTTACGGGTGCTACTGCGCTCAGGGatatccaggataggaagctggaggtgcagttgAAGAAGGTCTTCGAAGTGTCCGCGCTGGGAGCGCGAGCGGCTATATGTAGCAACTTTGCGCTGCGAGCGGGACTCCGGTGGGCCCAAATGCTGCAAGCAAACGCCGGCCTTTCCGCTGGGGAGGCTTCTCAGGCGGATAACTTGGAAGCGGTGATTGCCTACAGAGCAGATGCGATGTACGATTTACTCAGAACCTCGGCCAGAGCGATGGTGTCGGCGGTCTCTGCTCGTagtctcctctggctgcgcaactgggctgCGGATGGGGCGTCCAACGCCCACCTGGGTTCcttgccctttaaggggaagcttcTGTTCGGTAAGCAGTTGGACGATCTGATGCAGTTCCTAAGCGAGAACAAGGCGTTCAAGTTGCCGAAGGATAGGCCCAGGCCCCGGTCGTCTTTTTCCTCGAGGAACCGGTTCCGGATCAACCGACGCCAAAGACCGCAGAGGTCGACGGGGTCGGCCCAGGCCTACCGGTCTGGATCAACTAGATCGTCCTCCTGGTCTTagtcctttcgagggaagaaGTTCAACAGAACCGGTGGACCCTCGTCCGGCTCGGGGTCCAAGCCGGCCCAATGAAACGAGAAGGGTCCATTCCTCGTTACCTCCTACCCTCGTACCAAACGTGGGTGCGAGGCTCACattgttttacgaggagtggaccaaaataacttccgaccagtgggtcctcggcgtgataagagacggttacgcgttagattttgttcGGCTCCCGGGggacaagttcctcgtctctCCCTGCAAGGCCATTATCAAGCGCGCCGCTGTCAGGACCACCCTTCGGTGGTTGGAAGATCTGGGCGCCATTACCCCTGTTCCTCCGCGTCAGCGGGGCgcgggaaggtactccatttacttcgtggttccaaagaaggacggaGCGTTCCGGCCCATTCTCGACCTCAAGGGCGTCAACCGGTGCCTACGCGTACCGCGGTTCAAGATGGAGACTATCCGCTCGGTCGTGGCCGCGGTTCGTCCGGGCGAGTTCCTTGCTTCTCTGGACCTtacggaggcgtacctccatTTCGGAATCCAGCCGGCGTATCACAGGTACTTGAGGTTCTGCATCCTGGGACGTCATTATCAGTTAAGGGCTCTTCCCTTTGGTCTCGCCACGgctccacgcaccttcaccaaggttatggtggtggtggctgcccagctccggagggaagggcttctggtgcacccttacctggacgattggctcatccgggccaagtcAGAGGCCGAGTGTCGACAGGCGATTGCCAGGGTCCTACAGCTCTTGCGgtccctcggctgggtggtcaacctggccaagagtcatcttcAGCCTACGCAGCGgttggagtacctgggagccctgttcgacaccGAGAGGGCCCGGGTGTCTCTGACTCAGGAGAGAGTGGTCAAGCTCCAGCGTCAGGTCCGACACCTTTTGGCCATGCGGTGCCCGCTGGTTTGCGATTACCTGATGGTTTTAGGTTCCATGGCATCGACCCTCGCCCTGGTCCCCTGGGCATTCGCTCACCTGCGACTGTTACAATCagcgttactttcccgctggaagccggtttcGGAAGAGTTTCATCGTCCGTTGCCCCTCACGGTCCGTGCCAGGGCCAGTCTGCAATGGTGGCTCTTCCCCGACCACCTGACGTGCGGGGTGTCCCTGCTCATCCCCACTTGGACGGTGGTgatgacggatgccagtctttccggttggggggcggtctgtgGAGGCCGCTCGGTACAGGGCAGTGGTCGAGCCAGCAGTCactgtggtccatcaaccgcttagagaccagggcggtaTCGTTAGCGTTACAAGCCTTCCTCCCGTGGATTCGGGGCCAGGCGGTCCGGGTTCTCTCGGACAACGTgaccacagtggcctatatcaatcgccagggaggcacgaggagcCAGCAAGTGGCGGAGGAAGCCAGTCACTTAATGAACTGGGCGGAGCAACACCTCAGCAGTAtagcggcttctcacatcgcaggagtagacaacattcaagcggacttcctcagccgacatcggctggatccaggggaatgggagttaCCGGAGGTAGCGTATCGcctcatctgtgccaggtggggacTGCCAcgcctggatctgatggccaccgctctCAACTCAAAGACTCCACGGTTCTTCAGCCGTCTGAGGGAGCGGGGCGCAGAAGGAGTCGATGcactggtgcttccctggcccacgGACGTGTTACTGTATgtattccctccgtggcccctgataggcaaggtTCTTCGACGAATCGAGTTGCATCCGGCGGAAGTGATcttggtggcgccagagtggccaaggcgcctgtggttcgcggacctcattCAGTTGGCGGCGGAGCCTCCAATTCGATTTCACGGAGACGCGGCCCTCCTTCGACAGGggcccgtctgtttggaggatgcggatcacttttgtctcgcggcctggcttttgaaagggcgCGCTTGAGGACTAAGGGGTACTCCGAGGCAGTGATTGCTACTTTGTTAAGGGCTCGGAAACAGTCTACGTCCTTGACTTATATGCGGGTGTGGActgtttttgaggactggtgtagtaCTCACGCGGTGGATCCTATACGGCCTACTGTGCCGGGGGTTCTCACTTTTCTCCAAGAGGGCCTCTCGAAGGGGCTGTCCTGGAGTACCCTGAAGGTCCAGATAGCGGCGCTTGGTTGTCTTAGAGGTAAGGTCCAAGGGGTGTCCTTGGCTtgtcatccggatgtggttcgttttctTCGTGGGGCTAAGCATTTACGCCCTCCTGTACGGAatccttgtccgtcttggaatttaAATTGCGTGCTATCTGCTCTCTGTGGTGCGCCGTTTGAACCAATCAAGCGGGCGActc
Proteins encoded in this window:
- the LOC115073039 gene encoding KICSTOR complex protein kaptin-like, with product MAAGEECRRGCPFAEDSFSCLPSQSNIYGLAGCRGPGAPELLLATLKGKVICFKYQDLRQKIRPVARELQFTYIPVDAEIVSIDTFNKSFPKRGLVVGITFIKDSGDKASPFLNIYCDYEPGSEYNLDSIAQSCLNLELQFTPFQLYHAEVQDGNKQETVFLLSGNDQQIHLYKENEGLHQFEEQPVENLFPELKDLPSNVLWMDVYNLPNSTCRITAFGCQSRFVSLSHVDQASQGLL